The Bombus vancouverensis nearcticus chromosome 5, iyBomVanc1_principal, whole genome shotgun sequence genome segment TTACATGAGTTCGCAAGAGCAGCGTGATCTCAATGATCTCTTCAATATATTCATTATGAATATAACTCATATTATTCTAATGTGGTGTCAATAAAATTAAGGCGTTTTATTTATTGCTGATGCACCAATAAGAGCTTTCATATTGAACCATCGAATCAATACTTCCAACCGGCCTTGTTCTAAGTGCAAAGTCTCTGGAGAGATAACCGTCCGATTATGATATCTTTCGGCTACCAATCTGCTGTCAGGTTAGGTTTGCAGAATCTGCTTGATTTCTAACGCCAATCTATTACTCGATTCTGTTAACAGGCTCGGCGTACAACAGCCAAGCCTAGTACAAAAACATGGGTATGCATTTGTAAGCAGATTCTGTCTACATCTGCTGCCAATTTGCATGCAAATGATTGTCAGCGTACTGAAAATAGAATTTTGAAAAACCTGGAAAAAGCAAAATATGTCTTCATTATAACAAACTCATTggaacaaatttaaatataaaattctttttaacgATAACAGTTCAtcattttgttaaaaataaattacactcATATGTGTTAGCCACTGATGTTTTAAGGTAAAGCAATatgttcgaccgttcgcggaaaGACTCGATCGCAAGGAAGCTCGTCAACgtaagtcgtaaattcccgttacgactatataatcgacgccacgaaatgatcgatctcctatttcgtttaggataattgGGGTGGTTGAATTGATtataacactgtattaacaggttacaatatacactttattccaacaactttgtagatATAGACAGTTATGCATGGTGCGTATAGATATAAGTTAAATAGGTGACTGATCTAAGGGTGGAAACCCGGTCaagagatgttgactgttctaaagatggaaaatcagtcTAGAGATGATGACTGATCTGACGATAGTAAACCAGTGAAGTTCGATGACGATGCTGTCGTAGAGGAAAACTCTTGCTGGGTGTTGGTCGCCCCACCACTGATTGCTTGCGGGTGGAAATCCCGGGAAAAATGGGAAAACCCACGTTGGAATGGAATGGAACAGTGATGGAATAATAACCATAAGGAACGTCTCgacttgaatatattttataacgattaAGGGCCCTAACGGTAAAATACAAATGCTTAGTTTTATTACAGTTCCTTAGGATCATTGCGGTCCgactaattatatttgcacaGTTAGTGGCCGCCTCGGCCGAGAGATGGATCCCGGGTTACGCGCAGAGTGGCCGGACACCATACGGAAATATCATATCTAAGATGTATTTTGATGGAGTAGCAAATATTGGACAAAACTGTTGCAATTTGTAAGAGATAATGATGTAAATGTAAAAGAAGCAGTACGGAGCCTAGGTTACTTGCACTCGGCCGTGCATCGTGGGGTCCCACAGGAATCAGTTTTAGGGTCGCTCTTCTAGGATCTGACCTACGTCACGATGCTCCGGAAGCCGATGGCCCCGGACACGGCGCTGACGTATTATACCGATGACACGGGGCGTGATCGCCACAACTAGAGGATTGGAGCTAGAGTTGGGACTGCGTCCCCCGAGAAGACTACAACCCTGTGGATCTGCACCAGGGACCATCACGGGACACCTTCAGCCAGGTATAACCTACGGTTGGAGGAAGCGGAAGTCGAGATGAGAATCTAGGTGAAGTATCTGGACCTCACCATTAGACAGACATATGGtgtatagtaaaaaatattgttgAAATATTCGAGGGCATACACAAGTAAGAAACTTTTTGTGTGCTAACGGTGGGTACACGACCTATGCCATACCGGGCAAGCGAAGCGATTTCTTAAAAAGCTATTTTCTATCCGTGGCTTTCATtatgttacgtcgggcgaccctctacctagaccaggccattccccgcgggccagacgggaaccagatgtccgctcatccttgctgcgtaccctcaatagtcttacggacccatcataaatcccagtaatttgctagctaaggtccttcagacccaacaaacatCTTTTTCCTAAATTACTTTCTAAAGAGTATtatctactacggcttgacacgggaaagttagtttttctcacgtacgatgcttcccactagcaactttctatcgagggcggctaagacccttcctagtccatcAACCtacgtttatccaatcagaagcaacgtatactgccctcactttcctgaccaaaaatgtcatgaacaaatccgatggtcccgtgcgctagacacacccatcgctagctttccttcgacacagcatcgtcactgtacttcacttcttctacaccgctagAAAAGTCAACAACTAAGTACAAAAATCTAACGCCTAACGTCTAAATCTAAACACAACGCTAGAGGAGTATAATTCACATCAACTATCTAAGTCGGTTCTCGGGAATATCGAACATTCATTTCCTCTATTCAGCATCctctagtgctacgtccactaacatattaaattcaattataagagccttgctctaGTGTTTgtatatctatcttatcttcgtgcgacaagttgttatctACGATTTATACTCAACAGCGTaacttaagtgttggaaatatataatttataattctgtgaatcataGTGTTATACTAACTGAATCACCCCTATTGTCTTAaccgaaatcaggggatcgatcaactcgtggtgtcgattactataatcgtaacgggaatttacgactctcgttgacgtctctgttcgcgattgcgtctccccgcgattggtcgaaaatacacatTAGTTTAGCGTGTATGTATTTTTCCGTTCAAGTTTTATTACCGGTCTTAATAGCATCCAcgaagatactgagaacaatagtcAACACCTCATGGTGTgctagaaacgaggatatacacaaagacttaaaaataccaacggtcaaagaagaaatcggcaggtacgcaaaaaaatacaaggaaagaatggcaacacatccaaaccaactgctgctgaagcgagcaaaactctcatagaaagaagactaaaaagaaaacaccccactgatctcactaaagaaataaaatagtcaaactcgaagatggtatcccgctgggggtagccatctaCATGTTATTGAGCAATtaaactagaaaaatttaccgaatgtccagctggacaaattgtaaagtacaaattaaataataataaaaagaataagaaaaaacaTGCGCTtgtattaaaaatgtataaatggtTGAATTTGAGAAACTGCTTGATTTCTACCACTAATCTGCTGCAACAGGTTCTGTTATATTTTTGCTGACAATTTACTAACATAACCGAATATAATAGATCCTGTGTCAAGTCTGCAGACTTCTCGTACACAAAAACTGGTAACAGGTTTCCAACAGAATCTGCTAAAACAGATTTGGTTATCTGAATACTTATTTGCGTCGCGCCCTATACAACTCGTGGCACAGACAAACAAAAGAAGTAACATAAAGGACGTAGCGTCATGTGATATCAAGAATTCATTAAAATAACCCTTAATAATATATGCGAAACGAtgtacatacttgttaaaatgttaaaatataaaaagtgacgCATGTAGGCTGGAAGTTTTGtactaaaaattatattttcctaactacttattaaaatatatagatttttagagaattaataaaatttgcatgCAAAATGTAGTAAGGAAAACACATACATTTATTTATCAGTGCAAACGTTTTTGAAAGTGGAATTCATTGTTACGTCGATCAAGGTAGTATTATGTATTGTATCACCTGTACCTCACATAACATGCTCGATTCTCGACGCTTGCTAAGGAAAACCATCTGAAAATTGAGTCGCTTCGGTGCTTTTTTTTGTATATGAGTGTTGAGATCCAATTACGTGATCGTGAATGGTCATTCCCAAAAAGGGAACCTTGTAACGGGGATCAAGATCATATAATCGGGTCTCGTGATTCACATAACGAAACACCGAGCAGAGACACTCTGTTCGTTTCTATCTTTAAAGAACTAGAACTTCATTGTCTTCCATGTTGATTTCTCACGACTCAATTTTCGGACAGTTTTCTCTAGCAAGTGTCGAGATCTGTTTATACGATCTTGCTTATAATTACTAGAAAATTTATCAGTACCAATAAAATCACGCGTAAAGTAACCAGTAGTAAAATGTACTTacttttatgtttatgttttcaATAAATGTTTCTaaagtaattatttacaaaagaaaaatttcGTAGAAAgttatatatctataaaaaaagtatcggttatgaaaattaatttaatttgttttcaATTATTTGAATCTGTATGCACATctctacatatatgtatatgacaaCGATGTAACATACAGTAACAAAGAATCGATTATATTTATTCCTTGGAACTGAGAAGTAAAGTTTATATGTGTCATATTGACTTGTTTCTTTAATATAAATAGTTCATAAAGGTATTAGAATTAGTATTTGTTTTTAATGTTACGCGTTTATTCTGCTACAGTTTatcacaaattaaattaaaaatacaaggATTTTAATGTATAtcactaaaatattttatttgattataAGTAACGTTACATCTAAGAAATCAAAGTGTTGAACACTAACTTAATCTTTATTAACATTACAGATTGCAAGCATGGATTATGATGATTTCTTCTTCGAAGAAGATAAGATGTTGGTTTCATACAATTGattatttacttattgatatgtgttacatttcaatttaaatatGCTTCCTTTTTCTTGTAAACTGCATGTTTGTATGCCACGGTACGGTGGAATAGTCTAGTGGATCAAACAGTACTATCTACAAGTAATATAACTGTAACAAATATTGTCGATGAATCTAAAGAATGTTTTGTTCCATTAACCACCGTGCCATCAGCTAATGTGCAATTGCATCAATTTACTACAATGGAAGATCGCATGTATGCATTTTTATGTTCCACTATCTTAtctttcatttaaatttcttttactaacattttctataatatatttaagagaTGTTACAAACTGtatattttctgtttcttttaatCATTATGGAACGTAGACCAGATGTAGAACTGGTCAGTCAAGATCAGTCTCTTCATCATCTACCCAATAATACGTAAGTTTTGATAATAATGTGTTTAATGCTAaagttatattttaatgtattaaTTGGTACTTAATTTGTTTATAGtgtttcataaaaattaataatataattcagtattttttagtttaatatttctaaacatttaattattatcagAACATTCAGGTAAGGATTTTTTTTGACTAGTTATTTGATACAGATTTGTATTTAAATTGTTTTATTCTTCCTTATCTATATATTAAgctttattttatgaaatgtcATACCTCTAagcttttaaaattattttgtatctATTTATGCACATTGTTAgctgttaaaatatattataaacaataatataatagatagttttatgttaatgtacagcatactttatatatttatatgcatttatataagaagtattattaatttattattattattgttattataataaatatgtttataaCTTATTTCATGCTAAGAATATGAGTATGGAAGTAAATTGTATCAAATAAGTATTATACAAGGATTTTATGTGAAACAATATATTGATGTATTCTTTTGTTACATTAATTTATACAGGGGTATGACCATAACTTCTGGAAATATTGTAATACAAAAAGATAGCAGTAATCTTATTGGCATAAGTATTGGAGGCGGAGCACCATTATGCCCCTGCTTGtatattgtacaaatttttGACTATTCACCTGCTGCTATAGATGGTACTTTACAATCAGGAGATGAACTTGTAGCAGTAAATGGAGTATCAGTTAAAGGAAAGACAAAAGTAGAAGTTGCAAAAATGATACAATCTTGTGATTCTCAAGTcagtattaattataataaattacatgCCGATCCTAAACAAGGTCGTACTCTTGATATAGCTTTGAAAAAGGTATTTATTGTccaaacttatatatttattataaatggtTACATTATTTTAATCCTTAAATTAATTTTAGGTAAAACATAGATTAATTGAAGGAATGGGAAGTGCAACAGCAGATGCACTTGGATTATCACGTGCCATTCTTTGTAACGATGCACTCGTACAACGATTAATGGCATTGCAGCGCacagaaaatttgtatagaGGTTTAGTTTCCCATGCTAATGCTACTTTACATAGTTTTTTTGatttaatacaaatatacaaaggtattgttatacatttttaaataaattatcaaattccaaaactcatttttaaatttaactgtgtcaaaaattattcaattttgagattatatatatatacaaatattacaataatattttgctttaatattttaagtatcaTTATATTGCATATTTTAGTATTTGGTGATGCCTTTGCTGCAATAGGAGTAAGAGAACCACAACCACGAGCTAGTGAAGCTTTCAGACAATTTGGTGAACAACATAGACAAAtggaaaaatatggaataacgattttaaaaaatttgaaacctATATTAAATGATTTAGGCACATATCTTCACAAAGCTATTCCAGATACTCGATTAACCATAAGCAAATATGCTGATGCAAAATTTGAATATCTTTCTTATTGtctgaaaataaaagaaatggatGATGAGGAACAAAGTTACGCATCAATACAAGAACCTTTTTATCGAGTGGAAACAGGCAATTATGAATATCGTCTAATCTTAAGATGTCGACAAGAAGCTCGTGCAAAATTTGGTAAACTTAGATCAGATGTACTTGTAAAACTCGAATTATTAGACAATAAACATGTTCAAGATGTCGTATGGCAATTGCAAAAATTTGCAGCTGGTTTAGCAAAATATTATACTAATACACGAGATTTATTATCCTCTGCAATGTTATTTCCTGTTGAAGTTGATTTATCACATTCTGCATTCCAATATAAATCTACTGGTCCTCAAGTAATAACTGATGGAGAGGATGTAGATGAATTTGAACCTGAAGAAAAAGCAAATATAAATGAAGATTTACTTATAGATACACAAAACTTTCCACTAATAACATCAGAATCTAACAATATGTAGCAATGTGCTTCTTGCTTTCAAAGAATTTTATGAACtattacgatattttattaatatttaaatatgaatgatattatatatacagTGAGCCTTTTCTAGTGTAACATACTTTTACTACTTTTAATGGAATTCTGCCCTAGTTTCATTCTTTTTCATAATACAAAAAAACGAAACCaaagattattatttaaaaagaacCATATAATTCTAACAAATctgtataaaagaaatatatatatattgtattatatattttttttctttttttgtttcttttactattttaaaaatatttaaatttaattaaaattgtctTCATACATAAGTATTCATTGTAaggtataaaaatgtatttgttacattctaaactattataataaatgtatattcTATGTcaaatgaatattatttttgtaaaaattataaatattttaaaaatttttaatatttattatttaagtatgatcaaattaaattatacaaacACTTACTGAAATAgtttaatatgaaaaaaattttCTATAACAATACTTAtgcaaaagtataaaaattgcaatatataatgtatatctatcattattacatatatatattgcagTATTAATTGATTTTAAACAATAAGATTCTGTACAATCTTTTGTACTAATATCTGTAAATACCACGAAACTATAATCATGAAACATATCTACACATTTCGACAATATTATGAAATGCtcagaataatttttaaaaactatttatgtttatatttattcgaatacaaaatattatcacaaacataaaataatattaaatctttctgcaatatatttacatatttttttaactattttctaaatgtaataattgtttatttaaaaaatctcaGATTAGTATATATCTGTTTCATTAAAAAGTAAGGATTAAGTAAAtcacaaataattattttatgtattataacTTAAGTTAAACTAATATGCTTATTAAacatttactttatttatttatgcatttattcatatctattatgtaattttttaatgtttttcgtCATTAATGtttgtatttaattttactATGATGCTATTACATAGTAATACTGATACTACAtatcataatattaaaatagaaaacTCATTGATTTCTTtagtaaaaatttcattttaaaaagatttgttaaaaagaagttaaatttatatttttgaaacgtTAAGTATCATAACTTTACATTTTTTCTGCAATATAGATTAGTaatgtatattaaattattaaaaaatcaattaaaattttttaaacaaatgtaCGAATTTAAGtattaatttcaaaatactcattctaattaaaactaaataaaactaattatatctaagatattgtatatatatacatatatatttttaatagcaTAACTATAATATGATAAAGTTTATCAAGTAACTAGTAAGATAGTAATTAAGTTTAACATGGATATATGCAGCCAGAGATTCTCTCGAATACAGCATAAATGAATAGAACTAGGTAGAACTGACAATGGGGTTATTAACGGATCCTACGGCAGGAtctggaaaaataataaaatttttattgaaacgAGAACGACCACTTTGTTTCTTCTTATACATTAGCGGTATTGTTTGGATATTACTTCTTGCTTTGCCCATATTCAACGATAGTAAGTATGAAATTGTATTATCTAAATCAACAAAAAATTAGGTTATGTTATAAAGATAAtctaatagaaaatattaacataagtaattaatattataaatatcaattatttttattatctatatttgctacataaataaaataggatttatatatagattattttagtttattatcAGAATGACatcatacatatattttataatattatttatacaatgTGTTTTGTATAAtggatcaaatatttttaaggtGTATAATACTGATTGTATAATACtgattaaaataagaaaaaatatgtcttattaatatgaatttataaaataattatgaagATATTCAGTATTTTATGTCATCTGTTAAAGTTGTAAGtggactgcagatttttatatatttataggaaatttgaaaatacaagATTGCACAGAatacacataaaataaaaaaatatataaatacccaAAGTATCATGTTTTCTATAATACTTAATAGATAAAACAATTCTCTATTGAGAGtctatctttttaattatattgtaAAGAATATGAATGTAcataaaaatctgcaatttACTTACAAAAATATGCAATATAGAACTGAGATTATATTTCAGCATTTCaacatattataaattatagaatatatctaagagttatatataatataaatgtaaatagaacattttttttaatattttttgtttttacctGAAGATTTTtgcattcaaataaaaaaaagttaaaaatatggaatatattatataaagaaGTAAAATAAAGGTCTGACTTTAAACAAActgttatttttgtttttttctggTAGATAGAACTATTTATTTTAATGAACtatattatatgtaaattaATTCTTCCAATACAAAGTAGTAATAGTATTTATTGCATCATCCATACATTATTCAATATTTTTGAATACTATACATAATATCAAtctaacatatatatatatatatataatattaatatataaatgtcCTAAATATGTGTATTTTTTAAACATGTAGATACCTATTTCTCTGAAAATGCTTTATTGCCAGGATTGGTTACGAAAGAAAGTAACTTGGCGCAAACAGCAAAACAGTATTATATACACTTAATCCATGAAATGAAACGATATCCCGATGTAATGCCATATGCTTGGTTAGCTGCAAAATTAAATCAGCTTCATTTGGATGTTTTTACACATAATTTCACATTAGTATATCCTTTTCAAGAGCAACAGGTAAATGAAAAAAcgtatcatttatttttattaggtAGTTTCTcagatatttctttaaattaattattaagtgAGTTATACTATCATCAAAGAAAGACAAAAttttgaaagatataaaaggtaTTTCGTAAAGATATAAAGATTGGTACATTTATAGTTTACAGGCCAAAATATATATGGGATTATGAGAGCTCCAAGAGCAGCTAGTACAGAAGCAATTGTAGTTAGCGTCCCTTTTAGACCAATTAATAGTATTTATTTGGATACTGCACCTTCTATTGCTCTTCTTCTCGCATTTGCTAAATTTTGTAGAAGTaagtatttacaaaaaatataattaaattgttttttaataattctgaTAGTATTATCTTATAATAAAATGAGAAGTGTCTTTGTATTATGTACAAATAGGCTTGGATAACAGTtttgaagtatataaatatcatacaagaacatgaaaataaatagaagttttaaaatcaatatgtgtaaagataaaaatgtaattCTATATAAGGATTATGCTTAtttcttatataatataattacttgtatttatttagttatatacttttattttattaataatgtatTAAAAACTTGATTTATAGAACAGAAATACTGGGCAAAGGATATTGTATTCCTAATAACAGAACATGAACAATTAGGAATACAAGCGTGGTTGGATGCATATCATGGAGTTACTAGTGGTAACGAAGGTATACTTGTATCTGGAGATCTTCCTGGTCGTGCTGGCTCCATTCAAACTGCTATTAATTTGGAATTACATTCAATGAAGATTACATCTATTGATGTTAAAGTAtgtttgttttattaaattttaattaactaaAATTCTAGagtagaattattattatatatttttatttaattttaattacctAATAATCCTTTTCTATTCTGTAAGATTTGAACATGTGTAAATttatgtacaaaaatatttaaataatttatgttgtattttattttaaagcaaAAAAAAGATTAAGAGTCAATTTCATTGAATAAATTTATCGTCTCTCATTCATCTGTttgttaaacaaaattaaaatttttatttcagctgtattgaaagaaatgaaatgaaaaaatgaatGGATGTTTATAATACTTGAATATATCCAAAATGTTTCAATTTATGcagtaattattatttatttgacaaatattattattcttaaATTGTAGATAATTTAaaggaaatttgtaaaaatatcattttgtcTAGAATCATATAAAGTTTCCTTTTTGTCTAGGTAGAAGGATTAAATGGTCGATTACCcaatttagatctttttaatttggcACAAAATATGATAGCCAAGGAAGGAATTCGACAATCATTTCAAAGACGTTTTgatgttaaatataaaaataagtttAACTATTGGTGGTATCATTTCAATACACTTCTGATGATGATTACAAGTCAAGCTACTGGAATTCCAACAGGAAATCATGGACTTTTCCATAGGTATTTAATAACTATAAAAAATCATGAAAGATTTATTGTTAGTTTGTTATTcctaatacatatatatgattcTATTTACAAATCTAAAAGTATTTTTTTCTATCTAGCATATTTCAAAACGTTTGTAATAACAGATTAAAATAACATTACTGAAATTAATGATGTTAATATGCATAGTATTAATTAATGTATAAACAAAAACCATCCTGTTTTATGTCTTATTTGGTTGGTCAGATTTACAAATTCTCTTGTGAGAAATACTGATTATTTTACTTTTCAATAAGgattattgtattttaattattatggtTTTCTCatcatttaataattttcctttaattaatattattataggtTCGGTATTGAAGCGATTACTTTGGAAGGTTTTGAAAAGCCTGGTCAACAAAATTCTAATGGAAATTTTTACCAAATTGGTCGTATTGTAGAAAGTATAGTacgatcgttaaataatttattagaacGTTTTCACCAAtcttattttttttatctgcTTCCATCAACAGATACTTATATTTCTATTGGTGAGTGAAAACTaatgttttatttttcgttattaaaaaatttacaagcttagaaaataaaaaatccattgcaatatataattatatacagagTTAGTCTTTATATATTtagtaatgaaatataaataattatcattgaaaaaatattttaggaCTTTATATAAGATCTTTAGTCTTAATTATTGCTGGGATATTTGTAAAAGCATTTTCTATTTGGCAAAGGCTTCAAGTATCCACTTCTGTAGAAGATAAGAAAAACACAGTTATTAAACAGTCAAAGGTTTGTTTTTTTAACTTTCTTTTTACATGTTTAACTAATAAATAACTTTAACTAATAAATAAgctgaaaatttaatattttatagaatatagataaatatagaatatttgttTAAGCCATAAATTGATATATTTTCTGCAATTATAACAAGTATTATATACTTATAACATATACTTTTTTTATAGGATGATGGATTTGACATTGGCATTATTATGTCAGAAATATTATGGAGCCATATTTGTGGTGTTGTAATTGCAACATCCCCATTCCCACTTACTTATTTTGGTAAAAAAGTAAATTCTCATACAGAAGACTCTATATATTTCGGTTTTGTTGCAATAACTATCTTAACATTAATATGGCCATTTTATTCTAGAAGGTAACTCATGTTAATTCATTAACTGATGCCATAATAAGGTATacttaaattaattattgttaCTTCTAGGCAAATGAAGTATAAAAATGCAGCTTTAGTTTGTGTGATTGCACTAGTAGAGTTGGGTACTGTATTAATGTGCATAGCAATGCATAATTTTTCTTTGGCACTTCTTATTGCTGTAATTTATG includes the following:
- the PICK1 gene encoding protein interacting with PRKCA 1 isoform X2, translated to MDYDDFFFEEDKIPDVELVSQDQSLHHLPNNTGMTITSGNIVIQKDSSNLIGISIGGGAPLCPCLYIVQIFDYSPAAIDGTLQSGDELVAVNGVSVKGKTKVEVAKMIQSCDSQVSINYNKLHADPKQGRTLDIALKKVKHRLIEGMGSATADALGLSRAILCNDALVQRLMALQRTENLYRGLVSHANATLHSFFDLIQIYKVFGDAFAAIGVREPQPRASEAFRQFGEQHRQMEKYGITILKNLKPILNDLGTYLHKAIPDTRLTISKYADAKFEYLSYCLKIKEMDDEEQSYASIQEPFYRVETGNYEYRLILRCRQEARAKFGKLRSDVLVKLELLDNKHVQDVVWQLQKFAAGLAKYYTNTRDLLSSAMLFPVEVDLSHSAFQYKSTGPQVITDGEDVDEFEPEEKANINEDLLIDTQNFPLITSESNNM
- the PICK1 gene encoding protein interacting with PRKCA 1 isoform X4 — protein: MDYDDFFFEEDKMGMTITSGNIVIQKDSSNLIGISIGGGAPLCPCLYIVQIFDYSPAAIDGTLQSGDELVAVNGVSVKGKTKVEVAKMIQSCDSQVSINYNKLHADPKQGRTLDIALKKVKHRLIEGMGSATADALGLSRAILCNDALVQRLMALQRTENLYRGLVSHANATLHSFFDLIQIYKVFGDAFAAIGVREPQPRASEAFRQFGEQHRQMEKYGITILKNLKPILNDLGTYLHKAIPDTRLTISKYADAKFEYLSYCLKIKEMDDEEQSYASIQEPFYRVETGNYEYRLILRCRQEARAKFGKLRSDVLVKLELLDNKHVQDVVWQLQKFAAGLAKYYTNTRDLLSSAMLFPVEVDLSHSAFQYKSTGPQVITDGEDVDEFEPEEKANINEDLLIDTQNFPLITSESNNM
- the PICK1 gene encoding protein interacting with PRKCA 1 isoform X3, translated to MEDRIPDVELVSQDQSLHHLPNNTGMTITSGNIVIQKDSSNLIGISIGGGAPLCPCLYIVQIFDYSPAAIDGTLQSGDELVAVNGVSVKGKTKVEVAKMIQSCDSQVSINYNKLHADPKQGRTLDIALKKVKHRLIEGMGSATADALGLSRAILCNDALVQRLMALQRTENLYRGLVSHANATLHSFFDLIQIYKVFGDAFAAIGVREPQPRASEAFRQFGEQHRQMEKYGITILKNLKPILNDLGTYLHKAIPDTRLTISKYADAKFEYLSYCLKIKEMDDEEQSYASIQEPFYRVETGNYEYRLILRCRQEARAKFGKLRSDVLVKLELLDNKHVQDVVWQLQKFAAGLAKYYTNTRDLLSSAMLFPVEVDLSHSAFQYKSTGPQVITDGEDVDEFEPEEKANINEDLLIDTQNFPLITSESNNM
- the PICK1 gene encoding protein interacting with PRKCA 1 isoform X5 — its product is MEDRMGMTITSGNIVIQKDSSNLIGISIGGGAPLCPCLYIVQIFDYSPAAIDGTLQSGDELVAVNGVSVKGKTKVEVAKMIQSCDSQVSINYNKLHADPKQGRTLDIALKKVKHRLIEGMGSATADALGLSRAILCNDALVQRLMALQRTENLYRGLVSHANATLHSFFDLIQIYKVFGDAFAAIGVREPQPRASEAFRQFGEQHRQMEKYGITILKNLKPILNDLGTYLHKAIPDTRLTISKYADAKFEYLSYCLKIKEMDDEEQSYASIQEPFYRVETGNYEYRLILRCRQEARAKFGKLRSDVLVKLELLDNKHVQDVVWQLQKFAAGLAKYYTNTRDLLSSAMLFPVEVDLSHSAFQYKSTGPQVITDGEDVDEFEPEEKANINEDLLIDTQNFPLITSESNNM
- the PICK1 gene encoding protein interacting with PRKCA 1 isoform X1, producing the protein MLQTVYFLFLLIIMERRPDVELVSQDQSLHHLPNNTGMTITSGNIVIQKDSSNLIGISIGGGAPLCPCLYIVQIFDYSPAAIDGTLQSGDELVAVNGVSVKGKTKVEVAKMIQSCDSQVSINYNKLHADPKQGRTLDIALKKVKHRLIEGMGSATADALGLSRAILCNDALVQRLMALQRTENLYRGLVSHANATLHSFFDLIQIYKVFGDAFAAIGVREPQPRASEAFRQFGEQHRQMEKYGITILKNLKPILNDLGTYLHKAIPDTRLTISKYADAKFEYLSYCLKIKEMDDEEQSYASIQEPFYRVETGNYEYRLILRCRQEARAKFGKLRSDVLVKLELLDNKHVQDVVWQLQKFAAGLAKYYTNTRDLLSSAMLFPVEVDLSHSAFQYKSTGPQVITDGEDVDEFEPEEKANINEDLLIDTQNFPLITSESNNM
- the PICK1 gene encoding protein interacting with PRKCA 1 isoform X6, which translates into the protein MTITSGNIVIQKDSSNLIGISIGGGAPLCPCLYIVQIFDYSPAAIDGTLQSGDELVAVNGVSVKGKTKVEVAKMIQSCDSQVSINYNKLHADPKQGRTLDIALKKVKHRLIEGMGSATADALGLSRAILCNDALVQRLMALQRTENLYRGLVSHANATLHSFFDLIQIYKVFGDAFAAIGVREPQPRASEAFRQFGEQHRQMEKYGITILKNLKPILNDLGTYLHKAIPDTRLTISKYADAKFEYLSYCLKIKEMDDEEQSYASIQEPFYRVETGNYEYRLILRCRQEARAKFGKLRSDVLVKLELLDNKHVQDVVWQLQKFAAGLAKYYTNTRDLLSSAMLFPVEVDLSHSAFQYKSTGPQVITDGEDVDEFEPEEKANINEDLLIDTQNFPLITSESNNM